In Vitis vinifera cultivar Pinot Noir 40024 chromosome 17, ASM3070453v1, one genomic interval encodes:
- the LOC104882431 gene encoding uncharacterized protein LOC104882431 → MASDMFWKSSSNSISRFHMAIWVVKQALLSLGIISTVLMLKPTSKISDIFNILCCSFPSIWVWLRSWLSPPYVYITINVILILIIILVSSSSLTEKSGADSSPEASCVLDSGEEEKESGGESIAGETAAKLEKHAVTALIHGWEDQNETLDATWKEIMEEDGNLSRRHLRKTDSWDVTPCVDGCNLAPSEIRKTNTFAEALSSLRETPYIRKDELLSHDELNQQVELFIRKCRNDMRLERLESDQRLMDLLNRGM, encoded by the coding sequence ATGGCCTCGGATATGTTTTGGAAGTCCAGTTCTAATAGTATAAGCAGATTCCATATGGCCATCTGGGTTGTTAAGCAGGCTCTGTTATCGTTAGGCATCATCTCCACTGTCCTTatgttgaagccaacatcaaaaATCTCAGACATATTCAACATCTTATGTTGCAGTTTTCCAAGCATTTGGGTGTGGTTGAGAAGTTGGTTGTCTCCTCCATATGTATACATTACCATCAATGTCATCCTCATCCTCATCATTATCCtagtctcttcttcttctttgacaGAAAAATCTGGGGCGGACTCATCACCGGAGGCATCATGCGTATTGGATTCCGGGGAGGAGGAGAAGGAGAGCGGTGGAGAGAGTATTGCCGGAGAGACGGCTGCAAAATTGGAGAAACATGCGGTAACAGCACTTATTCATGGGTGGGAGGATCAAAATGAGACCCTAGATGCTACATGGAAGGAGATCATGGAGGAAGATGGGAATCTTTCCAGACGGCATCTTAGGAAGACCGACTCATGGGATGTGACACCTTGTGTTGATGGATGTAACTTGGCTCCAAGTGAGATAAGGAAGACGAATACTTTTGCGGAAGCTCTCTCATCATTGAGGGAGACTCCATACATAAGGAAGGATGAATTGCTAAGTCATGACGAGTTGAACCAACAAGTGGAATTGTTCATTAGAAAGTGTAGGAATGATATGCGATTGGAGAGGCTAGAATCAGACCAGCGGCTTATGGACCTGCTTAATCGAGGAATGTAG